A DNA window from Pleuronectes platessa chromosome 19, fPlePla1.1, whole genome shotgun sequence contains the following coding sequences:
- the LOC128424797 gene encoding uncharacterized protein LOC128424797 has translation MAHTVKMLPAAAPCGDLETGLDQDQDQPVCILIRHCRDMKQQETRLRLITMLLLLGCSALYIFTLCAELRKTEPQSSGEHHQQKLQAAVSSTEKKTFNIDLRQRHSDHEDPGTDGYIEWEQIIPEDNHHEQSRRDIVIPEDGVYFIYFRTSLICNNATGAALSNMFHMELRSWNANYNTSRDLTETRDGVSCPPVAFRTVSVAQLFDLEEGDHVSVRVGAGYELIDDASFGAVLVERVKDSAH, from the exons ATGGCTCACACAGTGAAGATGCTGCCAGCTGCGGCCCCCTGCGGGGACCTGGAGACGGGcctggaccaggaccaggaccagccCGTGTGCATCCTCATCAGACACTGCCGGGacatgaagcagcaggagacgcGCCTCCGGCTCATCACCATGCTGCTGCTCCTCGGCTGCTCGGCTCTTTACATCTTCACCCTCTGTGCTGAGCTCAGGAAGACAGAACCCCAG AGCTCAGGTGAGCACCATCAGCAGAAACTGCAGGCTGCAG TTTCATctacagaaaagaaaacattcaacaTTGACCTCA GGCAGAGACATTCTGACCACGAGGACCCCGGGACTGACGGGTACATCGAGTGGGAACAGATCATTCCCGAAGATAATCACCACGAACAAAGTAGAAGAGACATCGTCATTCCTGAGGACGGCGTCTATTTCATCTACTTCAGGACTTCCTTGATTTGTAACAATGCTACCGGAGCCGCATTGTCCAACATGTTCCATATGGAGCTGCGCTCCTGGAACGCAAACTACAACACAAGCCGGGATCTCACCGAGACCAGGGACGGGGTCTCGTGTCCTCCAGTGGCCTTCAGGACCGTGAGCGTGGCGCAGCTCTTTGATCTGGAGGAGGGAGATCACGTGAGCGTCCGGGTCGGAGCCGGCTATGAACTGATCGACGACGCCTCATTTGGGGCTGTTCTTGTGGAGAGGGTTAAGGATTCTGCTCATTGA
- the pip5kl1 gene encoding phosphatidylinositol 4-phosphate 5-kinase-like protein 1 gives MSAAGSLGTGRHQRSVKRRRWGGLRQQWKLLGLFEIDQQHEFYSLTCMMKEGLSAAIQNTSSRAAPTEASDDDFRSEVSQIHKDFTMQTFAGPVFSGLRGSLGMTETEYEESLCSDSCYLQFISNSKSKADFFLTNDKRFFLKTQNKREIQFLLSNLKIYMEHLRRYPHSLLVKFLGVHRINVPHRHKKYFIVMQSVFYPDDRINARYDIKGCEVSRWTEPAPEGSPIIVVLKDLNFEGQHITLDRQRPWLLRQLEIDTHFLRRLNVLDYSLLLAHQNLQKDERHQSLSFATLIVRTKKSVNPGSSPAAVPGEVPQDDSILLFSEGDGGGLMSAQAGEALSSSALHTCPGTAGPGSDATELPDFRAQNRRLLPNLKNPLHVIDGPEQRYFIGIIDIFTVYGFKKRLEHLWKRLRHPGRSFSTVSPQTYCVRLCQWVQDHTK, from the exons ATGTCGGCAGCAGGAAGCCTAGGGACCGGACGCCACCAGCGCtcggtgaagaggaggaggtgggggggtctGAGGCAGCAGTGGAAACTTCTGGGCCTTTTTGAGATCGATCAGCAGCACGAGTTCTACAGCCTGACCTGCATGATGAAGGAGGGGCTGTCGGCCGCCATTCAGAacaccagcagcagagcagccccA ACTGAAGCGTCAGACGATGATTTCAGATCAGAGGTTTCTCAGATTCACAAG gacttCACCATGCAGACGTTTGCCGGCCCGGTGTTCTCCGGCCTGCGTGGCTCGTTGGGGATGACGGAGACGGAGTACGAGGAGTCGCTCTGCTCCGACAGCTGCTACCTGCAGTTCATCAGTAACTCCAAGAGCAAGGCCGACTTCTTCCTGAC AAATGATAAACGCTTCTTTTTGAAGACCCAGAACAAAAGGGAAATCCAATTCCTTCTGTCCAACCTGAAGATCTACATGGAACATCTGAGGAGGTACCCCCATTCACTGCTGGTCAAGTTCctag GTGTTCACAGGATCAACGTCCCTCACCGACACAAG aAATACTTCATCGTCATGCAAAGTGTGTTTTATCCAGATGATCGGATCAATGCCAG GTACGACATCAAAGGCTGTGAGGTGAGTCGCTGGACGGAGCCTGCACCGGAGGGGAGCCCGATTATTGTGGTTCTCAAAGATCTGAACTTTGAAGGGCAGCACATCACACTTG accgGCAGCGTCCATGGCTCCTGCGGCAGCTGGAGATCGACACACACTTCCTGCGGCGGCTCAACGTGTTGGACTACAGTCTCCTCCTGGCACATCAGAACCTACAGAAGGACGAGCGCCACCAGAGTCTGTCCTTCGCCACGCTCATCGTGAGGACCaagaa aTCTGTGAACCCCGGCTCCAGCCCGGCGGCCGTCCCCGGTGAAGTCCCGCAGGACGACTCCATCTTGCTTTTCTCTGAGGGGGACGGAGGAGGTTTGATGTCTGCACAAGCAGGAGAAGCATTGAGCAGTAGCGCGCTTCACACCTGCCCGGGAACTGCTGGGCCAGGCAGCGATGCCACTGAGCTCCCGGACTTCAGGGCCCAAAACCGACGCCTGCTGCCCAACCTGAAGAACCCTCTGCACGTCATCGACGGGCCCGAGCAGCGCTACTTCATCGGCATCATTGACATTTTCACGGTTTACGGTTTTAAGAAGAGGCTGGAGCATTTGTGGAAGAGGCTGAGACACCCGGGCCGCTCCTTCTCCACCGTCAGTCCACAGACCTACTGCGTCCGGCTCTGTCAGTGGGTCCAGGACCACACCAAGTAG